In Chryseobacterium salivictor, the DNA window ATATTCCGTTTGATATGCACCACACAAAGCTGATGTGAAGCATTGGGAAAGGATTCTGCAATCGCATTCTCAATTGAAGTCAAACCATCTGAAGCAATTAATCCAACACTTTGTACACCTCTTTCTTTTAGGGATTCCAGTTCCATTTGCCACAATGTAGCACCTTCTGTTGGATGATTGACAATACTCAGAACTTCTCTTGATCCGTCTTCTTTGATCCCCAAAATCGTGTAATAACCTTCTTTACTAACTGATTTGTCTCTTCGTGTATGTACAAAAGTAGCATCAATGTAAAGTACCAAATAATGTGATTCTAATTTTCGTTTTAGCCAAATATCAACTTCCTCACGACTATCTTTCATCAGATAACTAATCTGCTGTTTGCTGTATTCTTTGCCATAAATCTCTTCGTATACATCGCTAACCTGCTCCGTGGTTAAGCCACGACGATATAAACTGAAAATTAATTTGCGGCGTTCTTCATCTTCGTTGCGAAGTACATTTAATAAAACTGGATAAAATGTACCATTTCTTGTTCTTGGTACTTTTAAAATCATCTCTTTGCCAAATCCCCTGGCTTTTCTCTCCCGGTATCCATTGCAATAGTCTCCTTCATTCTCCTGCTGATGAAGATGTCTTTCACTTTTCATAAAAGCATTTAAGGTTAATTGCATCAATAAGTTGCTCCCATTTTCAGAATTTGCGACATTTAATAATAAATCCGAAATTTGTTCTTGTGTAAAGTTCATAAGTCTGTACGTTTATTTGTTGTAATTTAAAAATACAACTTTTTACTTTACACACTTTTTTAGTACAGTATCTCCTATGGTATTATCAAGTCGCCTTAATATTTTTTTGGATTTTTCTGAGCAGCACAAAAGAACCAGATGAATCATTCGCACTCTGCATAGATCGAATACTACAATATTTAATTATTACATAAAAAAAGGCTCTCAAATTTTGAGAGCCTTTCAAATTCACATTGAATTATTTAGTTATCATAACCTGGATTTGAAACTACAGGAGTTCCGGAAATATCAGTTTCTGATCTAGGAATTGGGAAAGCCAATTGGTTAATATTTATACTAGCAGGTTTGAATGAAGTATCACCCCATCTCAATTGATCCCACTGTCTGAATCCTTCACCAAGTAATTCTTTTCTTCTTTCTACCTTAATCATGTTAAGATTAACGGAAGTTATCGCATCCAATTGTTCCTGAACTGAAGTTACCGTAGTACCCACAGTTATTGGTCCTAATCTATTGGCTAAAATTTCTTTGTAATATTTTAGTGCTTTTGCAGGATCTCCACCGTTTAATTCAGCTTCAGCTCCATTTAAAAGTACTTCTTCATATCGGATCATTTTAATATTATCCGCCCCAGTTCTATTTAAATATTTACCTCTGGTACTGTAAGAAAGATAATTTACTCCACTCACTTTGCTTACCAGATTTCTTCTAATATCATTAGTTGCATACAATGCCAAGGTTGATTCATATACCACCAAATTTTTGTATCCGTTGTAGCTTAGAATCTGGTTGTAGGAACTTGTAGAAAGAGAAGAATCAGTCCCTACTTCCAATTCGAAAATTGAGTTAGGAGCAGCCCCTCTTAATGTAAAATCAAAAGATGGCTGATAAAGATCCCTTGCCACAACGCTGTATTTACCATACAACTCATTGGTTAATGTTCTTACTTTGGCATAGTCTCCTTTGTAAAGATAAAATCTAGACATTAACACTTTTAAGGCGTTAATTGAAAGCTCTGTCTTATTTGACGGAGTATCATTTGCTACTTTCGCTGTCATTACTGCCAAAGCTTTATTGAAATCTGCTTCGATTTGAACTTCAGTCTGTGCAATAGTACTTCTCGCTTGCAGAGCTTTAGGATCATACTTCGTTGGTGTTACCACTCCAAGGGGACCACCCGTATATTTCTGACCATAAAGTCTTAACAAATCAAAGAAACCCTGTGCTCTGAGCGCATAAGCCTGTCCTTGGTAATACTCCGCTTTTGCAACGTCAGCTGCGGTACCTGTCAACTTAGCTAAATCAGTATTAATTACAATATTTGTTTTACCCACCATCGTATAAATTTGATTATACGTATCTCTAGCGTAAGCATCACTAGAAGTCATGTTATATTGTCTCACACTATTAAAGTAGCCACTTCCGCCATTACTAAACATTTCATCCGAACGGATTTCTCCAAATGCAAGGTAGTCACGTCCATAATACGTAGCTGATCTCATTGATACGTAAGCTCCTCTCACAAAAGATTGGATTTCCTGTACTGTCTTTAGATCCGATTGAATAACTGACTGTTGAAATTCTCTTTCAACAAAGTCATTACTACAAGATGTTGCTGCTGTTAATACCCCGAGAGATATAACACCTATTTTTAATATATTTTTCATTTTTTTTATCTTTTAAAAGCTTAAATTAACACCAAATAAAAATGATTTAAGAATTGGTAGCCCTAAATTTGACGCTCCAGAAAGGTTAATCTCAGGGTCAAATTTCAATCTATCATCAAAGGTATGTGTCCAAGCGTTATTCGCCATTACATAAATTTGTGCACCTGTTAGACCTGTTCCGTTCAACAACTTATTTTCAAACGAATAAGAGAACTTCGCATTGCTTAATCTGATATAATCAGAATCATATAAGACACGGTCTGATACTCTGTAAGAATTCTTATTTCCGTAATAATACATTGGTTTTGGATTGGCTGCAGTTGTATTTTCCGGAGTCCAGTAGTTCCCCATTACATCTGCATATCCTGGGTAGTAATCGGAGTAATATCCATCAGAATACAAGTACGAAGCCCAGTCATCAAGAATCTTTCCTCCAAATCCATAGGTAAATTGTAGGTCTAATGCAAATCCTTTGTAGCTCATTTTTGTATTAAGTCCACCGTAAAGATTACTCAA includes these proteins:
- a CDS encoding IS256 family transposase, which translates into the protein MNFTQEQISDLLLNVANSENGSNLLMQLTLNAFMKSERHLHQQENEGDYCNGYRERKARGFGKEMILKVPRTRNGTFYPVLLNVLRNEDEERRKLIFSLYRRGLTTEQVSDVYEEIYGKEYSKQQISYLMKDSREEVDIWLKRKLESHYLVLYIDATFVHTRRDKSVSKEGYYTILGIKEDGSREVLSIVNHPTEGATLWQMELESLKERGVQSVGLIASDGLTSIENAIAESFPNASHQLCVVHIKRNILAVFPRTKRLEIGKELLEIFAIETKSITAVEAFKNLCSFVEKYQKSYSSLKSFSNERNIAYFTYLNYPPSIQRMIYTTNWIERLNRDYKRVLKMRGAMPSPESILFLMGSVAMEKEYKSYSYPVTAFREIEELKKKQTIEVAV
- a CDS encoding RagB/SusD family nutrient uptake outer membrane protein encodes the protein MKNILKIGVISLGVLTAATSCSNDFVEREFQQSVIQSDLKTVQEIQSFVRGAYVSMRSATYYGRDYLAFGEIRSDEMFSNGGSGYFNSVRQYNMTSSDAYARDTYNQIYTMVGKTNIVINTDLAKLTGTAADVAKAEYYQGQAYALRAQGFFDLLRLYGQKYTGGPLGVVTPTKYDPKALQARSTIAQTEVQIEADFNKALAVMTAKVANDTPSNKTELSINALKVLMSRFYLYKGDYAKVRTLTNELYGKYSVVARDLYQPSFDFTLRGAAPNSIFELEVGTDSSLSTSSYNQILSYNGYKNLVVYESTLALYATNDIRRNLVSKVSGVNYLSYSTRGKYLNRTGADNIKMIRYEEVLLNGAEAELNGGDPAKALKYYKEILANRLGPITVGTTVTSVQEQLDAITSVNLNMIKVERRKELLGEGFRQWDQLRWGDTSFKPASININQLAFPIPRSETDISGTPVVSNPGYDN